A window of Melopsittacus undulatus isolate bMelUnd1 chromosome 2, bMelUnd1.mat.Z, whole genome shotgun sequence contains these coding sequences:
- the PGM2L1 gene encoding glucose 1,6-bisphosphate synthase yields the protein MGECGGPGDVNSNVLIAPSTGDAQLDKAVWQWLSWDKNQKTKEQIESLLQNGKHKELRDRLCCRLTFGTAGLRSAMGAGFCYINDLTVIQSTQGIYKYLERCFSDFKQRGFVVGYDTRGQVTSNCSSKKLAKLTAAVLLAKDVPVYFFSTYVPTPFVPYAVQQLNAVAGVMITASHNRKEDNGYKVYWENGAQITSPHDKEIIKCIEECVEPWNGSWNENLVDTSPLRQDPLKKICDCYMEDLKKICYYRELNMQTTLKFVHTSFHGVGHDYVQLAFKAFGFQPPIPVPEQKDPDPDFSTVKCPNPEEGECVLELSLRLAEKEGAKVVVATDPDADRLAVAEQQENSCSKPHFYPVCSGCWKVFTGNELAALFGWWMFSCWKENCSEDADVKNIYMLATTVSSKILRAIALKEGFHFEETLPGFKWIGSRVKNLLDNGKEVLFAFEESIGFMCGTSVLDKDGVSAAVVIAEMATYLEGKNLSLAQKLIEIYETYGYHISKTSYFLCYDPPTIKRIFERLRNFDAPQSYPKLCGIYNILHVRDVTTGYDSSQPNKISVLPVSKSSQMITFTFQNGCVATLRTSGTEPKIKYYAEMCALPEQSDRNVLEEELQKLIEALIENFLEPDKNGLIWRSA from the exons AACCAAAAAACTAAAGAACAGATTGAAAGCTTGTTGCAGAATGGGAAGCACAAAGAGCTGCGGGATCgcctctgctgcaggctgacCTTTGGGACCGCTGGGCTCCGCTCTGCCATGGGAGCTGGCTTCTGCTACATTAATGATCTTACAGTGATCCAGTCCACACAG gGGATCTACAAGTATCTTGAGAGGTGTTTCTCAGACTTTAAGCAGAGAGGCTTTGTTGTTGGATATGACACACGAGGTCAGGTGACCAGCAACTGCAGCAGTAAGAA ACTTGCAAAGCTcactgctgcagtcctgctggctAAAGATGTACCTGTGTACTTCTTCTCCACCTATGTCCCTACTCCGTTTGTG CCCTATGCTGTTCAGCAGCTCAATGCTGTGGCTGGTGTGATGATCACAGCATCCCACAACCGGAAGGAGGACAATGGGTACAAG GTTTACTGGGAAAATGGAGCACAGATCACCTCTCCTCATGATAAGGAAATCATCAAGTGTATAGAAGAGTGTGTGGAACCATGGAATGGCTCTTGGAATGAGAATCTAGTAGATACCAGTCCCCTTAGACAGGATCCTCTGAAGAAAATCTGTGACTGTTACATGGAGGACCTGAAGAAGATCTGTTATTACAG GGAGCTGAACATGCAAACAACTCTGAAGTTTGTCCATACCTCTTTTCATGGAGTTGGCCATGACTATGTGCAGTTGGCTTTCAAAGCATTTGGCTTCCAGCCTcccattccagtacctgaaCAGAAAGATCCAGATCCAGACTTCTCCACTGTCAAATGCCCAAATCCTGAAGAAGGGGAATGTGTGctg GAGTTGTCACTCAGGCTTGCAGAGAAGGAAGGTGCTAAAGTAGTAGTGGCCACTGATCCAGATGCAGATAGACTAGCAGTGGCGGAGCAGCAGGAGAA cagctgctccaagcc ACATTTCTATCCTGtctgcagtgggtgctggaaGGTGTTCACTGGCAATGAGCTAGCAGCTTTGTTTGGGTGGTGGATGTTCTCATGCTGGAAGGAAAACTGCTCTGAAGATGCTGATGTGAAGAACATTTACATGTTGGCGACCACGGTGTCCTCAAAGATTTTGAGGGCAATTGCACTTAAAGAAGGATTTCACTTTGAA gaaacACTCCCTGGATTTAAGTGGATTGGAAGTAGAGTAAAAAATCTCCTAGATAATGGCAAAGAAGTTCTCTTTGCATTTGAAGAGTCTATTG GTTTCATGTGTGGCACATCAGTGTTGGATAAAGATGGTGTGAGTGCAGCTGTGGTCATAGCTGAGATGGCAACTTACCTGGAGGGCAAGAACCTCTCACTAGCACAGAAACTCATTGAGATATATGAAAC GTATGGATACCACATATCAAAGACCTCCTATTTCCTGTGCTATGATCCTCCTACTATCAAAAGGATATTTGAGAGACTTCGGAACTTTGATGCTCCTCAGTCTTATCCCAAACTTTGCGGCATTTACAATATCTTACATGTACGAGATGTCACCACTGGCTATGACAGCAGCCAGCCAAACAAGATATCG GTGCTGCCAGTGAGTAAAAGCAGTCAGATGATCACTTTTACCTTCCAAAATGGTTGCGTTGCCACCCTTCGGACAAGTGGGACAGAGCCAAAGATCAAGTACTACGCAGAGATGTGTGCACTGCCTGAGCAGAG TGACAGAAACGTGCTGGAAGAAGAACTTCAGAAGCTGATTGAAGCTCTGATTGAGAATTTCCTTGAACCTGATAAGAATGGACTGATCTGGCGCTCGGCTTAG